GAGTTACTGCGTACATCTCaccaaatgcattttgttcaattCTGCATCTTCTAGTTCTAGAGCAAAAGGTGTTAACATTTGGCATTGAGGTCAAgggaacatacagtatatagcctCCATGTCCATTCTCGTTAACCCTATCTCTATGCAACACCTGCCGTGGCTGCTGAGTTCCATTGTAAAACGCAGAGACTTCACTCTAGCATGTTTGTATGAGCCActgaattgaaaaatgcattaaaactaTGCACTGCGTAACTGTACATAAAACAACGGAACAAACCAAATGctggaaatgtttatttttccaatttaaAGTAGAAAACGAATTATATATACAGTCATTTAAAAGAGCTCGTTCAGTTTTGAGCTAGAAGTAGAGCTTGGCCATGGCCTGGAGGaacttcttctttctcttctgaGCCGCCAACTGCAGCACCTCCTCAGGGTTGCTGGCGTTGAGTTCCGCCTGTCCAATGGCTTTGATCTGAGGAACACAACACCCTGCTCAACGCCCTGTCTTTGCATTGCCTCAAACTGACCATATTGCATCACTGGACACCGCAAGACATAACATTACTCAACACAGTACTTTCTTGTATAATGCACATACTTTACACCAGACACCATGCTACAAATGACTTTTGTGTATGTATAGGAAAGTTATTAAGATTGAACTACTCACAGCGATCTGTCTCTTTTCGTTCTCTCCCCGTTTATGGTGTATGTCTGGATACATCATTAAGATaataaatacacagaaaaaatgtgaaacaaccTCACttaataaaacagcacaaaGCAAGACACAAAGCAGCACCACACAAAAGTTAAGGATACACGTCAGATATTCAAGGATCGTGACATCCCAGATGTAGTCATAGAAGGAATCCATGGCATCATgactaaaagaaaaacataagaattattttttgtcaaattCATAAAATCTCCCACActaccacaaaaacaaaaaataattacctGTTTTGTTCTTGAAGAGCTTTAAACGCAGTCATATAGTCCACCTCTCTGAGAAACTGGCAAAGTACTGCCACCTACAGGACATGGTGGAGACACAACATAGTTTTATAATTCAAAACCAAGAACAATTTTCTTGTCACAAAACAGTGGTGTAGAATCCACATTGTGTGGATGTTTCAATGTTATAAtttctaatttaaaatgcaagtcgtgtgcctgaaaaaaaaggaaaatgaggaaaagaaaaatgcacacTTTTGTATTATCCAAAATGCAATAtggaattttcattttccaatgAACAGTTGCATTTGAATATTGTCGCCTTTGACTTCCATAGAGACATTAAAACAACATAATGAGACAGAATACCTGAGTGTGACAATTCAACAGCGAACAGCACTTGATCATTCGCTTGAGAACCTGTGAGGAAGAGAGCACATTCTCACATGACTATTCTAATTCATtataaaaagacaaacacagtGCCAATATCATTCCAGCATGGAACAAAAGCTGCAGCACGTTAGCAGACAGAAAGTATCACAAAGCTTTAGGAATGTGAATGAGGGCTCTCTCAGTACTTGGTCGGTGTAGACGTCGGGGGGCACCGCCTTGCTGAAGTAGTCGGAGCAGACCGCCCCGGCCTGGAGGTAGTAGTGCAGAGCCGCGGAGTACTGGCTGGTCACTGAGGAATAAGACGGAAGACGAAAGGTTTTCACACCAAAACTGaccacgttagcacgttagcgtcCCCTGCACCGATTCCTAACCCTGTATCCCCCTACGACTTACCAAAGTAGATGTCAGCCTGTGTGATTAGCCAGGAGTGGTTGTTGGGGTTAAGGGTCAGGGCATAAGTAACGAGCTCCTTCATGGTCACGGCCACTGCCTCGACGTCCACAGACTGCAGGCTAAAGGAGAGGGCAGGTCTTCCATTTAACACTCAATTCTCTGCCTTTTACATTTGAGCCACGTTCAGTTTCTGTGTAATCAATTTAATACTTCCGTCATAAACCAACATGAAGCGATGTGCCTGAACGTTCATTGAAGTAAATTTTCAATCTCATAACAAAATGCCAGGCTGCATACTAATGACCACAAGCAACTGCATACAATCACTAAACTAAACAGCTGGGGACTTTCACCAACAGCCAAGAGTACATTTATGTACCAACATCAAGTTCTGCTGGGCTACATTGTTACTTCTTTCAAGGTGAAAACCGCAACACTTGTCTAATTTCTGCTTTAGGCTTGTAGTGGGTTCTCCTTGTATGTTgtactctaaaaaaaaataggtacCCAGCAGCAGTACACATTCTAAGACCAGAGAACCTAAACTGGTACATCCAAGCAAATGGAGTCTATTTTCCCCAGTACAATGCACCGAGCCCTGCTGAGCGACGCGCgggcagacacacactcgcgcgGGCCTCACTTTGGCAGGGTCGACGGCCATATCGACAGGTGCTCCGCCGTGACCTCGTTGACGATGTCGTCCTGCAGAAGAGAGCAGAGGACAGGTGAGCCGCGGGCCAGACGGCGCTCCTCAGAGAGCAGAGGCGGGCTGCGCGGGGCCCCTACCCGCACGATGCTGTGCAGCCGGACGAACAGCGAGATCAGGGTGGTCAGCACCAGCGGCTCCTGGAACAAACGGCAGATCGGCGCTCGGTCAGTGCCCCCACCCAAGGTTGCGCACAGAGCCGCCATTTCACAGGCCATCGGCCCCCGCCTCTACTCACCCGCAGTTTCTTGATGAACGTGACAAATTTGCtcctaaaacaaaacacaaacgacATATAAGGAATGTCTGACTTTTTCTTAGGGAGACATTTTCTTATATCGTAGGCTAATGAGTAAGATTGggtacatttcattacattgcatttatttgccattcattttatccaaagcaacaagACAATAAGTGTGTACCAAAAGTCATTGGAACGGCTACAAACACAAGTCCAATaaagtacaatactcattacGTAACAGTTATTCATTGCCATGAACACGGGTAGGGAGTCCCCAATACACTGGAAAGCACCCAGTATAACAGAATAATCTCTGATGAGAGCTGCaggtggcggccattttgcggTGCCCTGGAGCCCGTACCGGTGCAGGATGCCCATGGTGGAGTCTCGCTGCTTGATCAGGCTGACGCGCCCGTCGCTGGCTCTCTTGTACTGGTTGGACACGCTGCAGATCTGCACCACCACCTCCCACAGGTCCTTGGCCGTCCGCCGGCTCTCCTTGGGCCCCGGGAGCTCCTTGCAGGTGGCGGCCAAGAGCTGCCCCAGCTGAGCGACGCCACCGCAGGGGTACAGAGGGAAGAGACATGGGGAGAAACTCAGAACAACCTTACACAAATCAATCTGTTTCATTCTTTCAGAGCACACAAACATATGGGAAAGAAACCTGAATTATCGTGATAGATTCATGATCAAATAGCGCCCAACTGAGGCAATTTGTCTCTATACTTGTTAAAGGAGGGGGTGAGCCTCACAATTTCATCCTACACTATCACTACAAAGATCACACTTCATAGGTTGTGAGGTAAAGGCGTGAATCCTGATAGGCTGAGAAGCCTTTTTCCCTAGCATGCGGGCGGCTAATAGCCTACCTTGATGTAGGGGTTGTTCATAACCAGCGACTGGGGCACCTGCAGAGTCAGGTACTCGTTCTCCCTCCAGTTCAACATGAAGGCCACGCACTCCTCCCCCACGAGCTGCCGCAGAGGAATATCTGGAGGGGTTCGAAACGAGGCAGCTAGTAAAGACCGCACAGTTACTGAGTGAACAAAATCATCGAGAAGTTAACCAGTGAGATTGAGAAGAAATAAATCGAAACGGGTGATTATGAGTGAAAATAGCAGAACTGAAGGGCAGATCTGTGGAAGGTGTTTTCCCATGGCACATTTTCACGGTTTATGGAGAGATATTTGGAAATGGCGGTACGCAGGAGAGCTGCGGGCTCACCGTGGATCCTCATCTCCAGGTACCCGCGCACCCTGCTGACCAGGTCCGGAGGGGGGCGCTCTCGGGTGCACCCGCCCCCGCTTTCGTGGGCGCgcacctccagcagcaggaTCTCGTTCAGCATCACCTGACGCAGCTTGGGCGAGAACTCCGTCACCAGCTCCAGGCAGGCAGAGAACAGCTGCCGCGCGTGAGCAAAGTCCTGCGGCAAGAGGAGCAACCACAAGCACCAAATTTCACTGCTGCACTTTATTACCATTCAAAAGCTACCTCTGGACATGGGCTTGAGCACAAGTAACATTTATCAGCCAGTCAccaaccatttatttattagcaaaTGAagacattaatttaaaaaagcatgacACTAAAGTTTGTAATGCAACTTCAGAGAAACACAGATAAAGCATACTGCCTTTGCTTAACTCTTTGAGGAGTAGGTTActcagaatattttattcaaaattccAGTCAGAACTAGAATTCCAGTTCTAAAACTCCATTGtattcaattaccagtagtgatcgttacatcaccattagaatgttcagctaagaacacatatttgtgatcctACACTTTAAAGGCTTAAAAGTAATTCAGCAGCAGCAACCTCAACTAGTTATCCTCAAGGAAACACAGCTATGGTGCCATCTTTCCGACTTCCCCTTAAAACCCATCAGTTACTTCAGCAGTGAGGGAGGGGCTCAGGTAAGCTGGCGTAACTCACTTTTATTGTGATGCAGTGCAAGCCTTTTGCCATGAGAATGTACACCAGGTCCCGCGTCAGGTTGTCCTTAATGCCCAATATCACGCTGACGTAGTCCTGAGGAACCTCCCACTGCATATGCAAGTGAAAAAAGGGAAACGGCCTGAGTATAGACAGCGGACCAGAGAAATCCAGACAACACTGATTACACATTGGAATATCTATGAAGATTTACACTGCATGTTTTAAGCGTCTATAACAGGTGTGTTTAACTGAGGGGGTGATGGGATAGATTCACGATCCAATCCGAAGACGTTttacaattacatttacaaatcaaaataatgtttcagtacagaaataaacattatGAAATAGATTCGATTAAGATCGTCTACTTTACATTTACTTATTACTTACATAATACCCTAATAAACTATTTACTATATTGCACCTGTCATTCAAAAAGCACTAGAAAGTGCTTTACATCAGACAGACATtagcaataaattatttaaagctgAACCAAATAACAGACATACtggaaaaaaagacatcaaGCAATGGATATATAGTGCATAAAAATGTAAGTAATAATATTTCTAATGATCATAAAAAATACGGCTGGTTGTATagacttgcaaataaatgttcctTTTCTCTAAAACAACAGAGTTTTGTGAGTAGAACTTGCATTTGTCAGTCAAAGTTAAGGCAGTTACATGCAGGCCACTGTTCATGCCTCTGACTACGGCTCAAAGAACTGAGTCTCGCATCACCAAACAGCTCCACTGTCTTTGGAGAGGAGCCCGAATCCCGGCTCCCCATCGCTGCTGAGGGCCGTACGTGCAGCGCCGCCTCGCCgcggcccccgggggcccctcACCTTGCTGTTGACGCGCCAGAAGGGGCGCTCGGCCATGCCGTGGAGCTCGATGAGGATCTGGCGGATCCGGCGGCAGTCCAGCGACAGGATGAGCTGGTGCTCCAGCTGCCCGATGTTCACGCTGGCGgaggctgagagggagagacggacgCTAGGGCTCAGCGAGCACAGGCTGCCGGGCGCCCTGACAACAAGCCTGGAACACTACTGGCGGCCGTGCTCCAGATGCAGATCACATGACCTGTGCCCTATAGCCTATGAAGTGCGGAATTGTGTAGAGGTGCATATTCATACTGGAATGCTGTACCCTTCAGTTTGGTCATTTGGGAAAGTGCAAGATGTCTGATGTGAAGTGTACACCATGGCGTTTGTAGACTTCACATCAGAAGTTTGTCTGGTTTGGTTTGTCCATTGCATCTTAAAACGGAATATCAGTTACACCCATAATCTTGTCAGTAGATAATAGTTTCCCAACATAATTTACacttatcacaaaaaaatactcaaaatacaCCACTACAAAGGACATTGGACActtgcatgtgtacacacagcaAAGAATGTACATTCGGAGGGCCACTGTCCTTTGTAGCTTTGGTTTGGAACAGGACTTTGAATGAGCACTTCCCTCAGAAATCAGGGAGAAAGTGGGATGCACTGTCGCCAAATATGAAACGTATCTGCTGCATGAATTGACACCTTTCTCTGGGTTTCGGGGTACCTGGGATGTCGTAGAAGGAGGGAAGCAGCTTGGCAGACAGGTTGATACTGGCTGACCTCTTCCTCATCTGCTCCACCAGggtcttcctctcctcttccggTAACAGCTCCACGAACAGCTTGTGGGCGAACACCATGAAGACCAGAGACGTCTCCtcgacactctcacacacggcTCTACACAGAGGAGAcgtacaaacacagacacgcgcacacacacacacagacagacacagacacacaaaaggTTTCAGTCTCCTATTACACCAGTGCATAGGGACACCAACATTTCCAGCCCCAACAGCTCAGCATGAACACAGTTCCACACTACTTACTTCAGGAGAGCCGCTAATTTTCTTCTCGATGTCTCTGCGTGTTCCGCGTCCAACGCCCTTGTGCACACCTACATTAACAGAACACCAGTTAGTGAACAGTTCTCACCAGAGTACTAAGCGTAACGCTTTAAAGTGCCCTCATGAGGCCCACAGGTCAGCACCTCCAGCAGGAAGTCGACGGTGCGCTTGTTGGGTCTGAGGAGCAGCTGCTGGAAGAACACGCTGACCACCTGGCCCTCCAGCGCCTCCCGCACGGCGTTGCACACGCACAGCTTGTGACACACCTCCTCCAATGTCCTGTCCCTGAGGAAAGCGGACAGAGCGCAATCGCGCGCACAAGGGCAGCTGACTCTACCAAACCCAGCCGttcacacgtatgcacgcaagtgTGCACAATCAAAGGTGAATGCATTTTGAGAACAGGCTAGCAACTGCTACGAAAGTTAACTTAACATGGAAGTGCAATTACTCCACAAGTCACATTATCCTGCATATTGAAACTATCCCGTTGGCTCTGGAATCGGTCAATGGCCTGCAGAGGACGTACATGCATAGTCAAAGAAATCTGCTGTGGGAGACATCATGACTAACGTCATACGGTCATTTAGACCCATGAAGCATCACGACCCCTGCAACGCGCACTCACCCCTGCTGGACTTTGTGCACAAACTCCCTCAGGATGGACTGTCTGAAATAGTTGGGCAGGCTGAGGGTCACATTGTCTTTGATGAACGTCTCAATAAGAGCCTGGAACGGAGAAGGGAACAGAGAGCCGATAACATGTTCCATCTCAGTATCTACTGAGGAATGACAGGCAAAAATATGGTAAGAAAACAAAGTTTTGTCTGTACAGCACATAACAGCAAAGGAACTTACATTTACCTCTTCCTGTCACAATAGGTCAAAGAATTTTCTGCCATATTATGCTAGTGCAACACAAGGTGGTACACTGTGTTAAGGAACAATGGTACACTATGCTAGTGCAACACAAGGTGGTACACTGTGTTAAGGAACAGTGTatgccgtggcctgaagactcatctcttcagactatacctagaataaccaccaccatgctgtgtatacatatatattaaaaaaaaaaaaaaaaaaaaaaaaaaccctttttccttgtcacttgttacatgttgccccatccctgcacttcttggtaaattgtatttgtcctaatactctagcttaatcttctgcctagtttggctttgcagatgttagaccaggatagtgttcattgttctcagctagaaatagctgtacaaataagtaattgtaccttactgaacccgtgttcagcagttgtctacgatcatgaaaatgcacttgtacgtcgctttggataaaagcgtctgccaaatgaatgtaatgtaatgtaatggaacaaTGGTACACCATGCTAGTGCAACACAAGGTGGTACACTGTGTTAAGGAACAATGGTACACTATGCTAGTGCAACACAAGGTGGTACACTGTGTTAAGGAACAATGGTACACTATGCTAGTGCAACACAAGGTGGTACACTGTGTTAAGGAACAATGGTACACTATGCTGGTACCAGGTCAGCCATACTGTCTGCATatgcaggaaacaggaagcaccTGCCCCGTTTGATTATCTTTCCAATCAAATTTGCATCATTTGAAATTTCTCTTCCATCTCACATGTTTTGAGCTCACGGGTGACACGGAATGGAAAATGCGCGTGTCCTTTCCTACCTGatagtttttgctttttatgaAGTTGTTGATGAGGCCGTAGGGGGTGAGCTGTGCATCGCTGGGGTCAGACGCTCCAGTGAGGACCCTGCAGGCATTCCAGTACCCAGCCAAGCGCCTCTCATCCAGACGACAGTGAAGGGCCTTAGAGTCCAGCTGCAACAGAGCCAGCAGAGGGGAAATCACCACCCACGCAACAGGGCAAAGCTCGATTCAGTAAAGTGCACTTCAGTAAagtcagttcaggaaatgaattgaaatttaaCTGATGAATTGGCACATGGCCCTAGTGCGCTACGATGACTTTGAATGACTCCAACATTGCCGAgcacacatgcattttcaacaacaaaaaaatacagtactgtgcaaatgtcagagaccaccctttcatttgtttactttccagtgaaaacagccaataactgcaagttatttatttttcagggtTCTAACATAATGTCATTGGCACATTTGGTAACACATTTTGTAGGGAGGACACAGCTTTAACTTGTTTGTTGATTGGAAGGATGGAAGACTCAAAGTGGTAGCAGGGTgcacaaaagaaagagtggaCAAATGCTGATAGATTTGATATTATATGTAGTGATTTTAGGCTTTTCTGTAATTCTCCGTTAAATATACGTTTCCTGCGTTATTGTCtgtcaaaaacattatttgcacaGAACTGCTGGCAGTTCTTAGAAAAGGGCACATTTTAACCTGGTTCTGTACCTTCAGCAGCAGCTCCTTGGTTTTAAAGAAGTGTTCTCTGGCCTTCTCATACGAGGAGGGCTCTGAACAGCCTTGCTGAAAGAAAATGGCGCCCAGATCATAGTGAACCTGCCAGACAAAGCAAAAGCACAGAAACGATTACAATGGATTAGAATCAGTActcattttcatcatttccaaaaaaaaaaaaaatgaaaaacaaaagtcaCATTAGCACTAGAAAGATCAATATATTGTCCCAATGCTTAAATCAATTTCcagacataatttaaaatgcgCAGAGGAGTGCAGGTTCGAGTAACATACTGCACCTGACAGTGCAGCTCGTCAGCGCTGATCTTGAGCCCAGCCGTGGAACACTCCGTTTCTCCATTGGTCGTAGGGGGTTCGGCTGCCAGGAGGTCCAGAGTCCTCAGGGTGTGGATGTAGAAGTCTTTCTTGATCCCCAGGGCCCCCTCCAAGACCATGATGGAGTCTTCCGACTGCTCTTTTAGCTGCAACAGGCAAAATGGTCTCACTCTTCCTCATTCAATGAGCAACTGGGAACAGCTAGCTCATTTCTTAATGATTACCTTGGTCATCTAGCTAAACCACTATCCAATCCATGCCCTAATGCTGAAATCTATCATAATTTTCCCATAGAAACTCAAGGAAATCAACACTCACcacttttaatatattttcagtcGATTCCTTCTCCTGCTGTACGAGATTCAACCTGAGAACAGAAGGAacacagtcactcccacaaGAAATCtggaataaaaatatgaaatttgaaTCCAAATGTTTGAAAAGGACAATTATTTGAGGTGCTGACATGTTCATCTGGTGAGGTCCGAGCTTAGTTGGTTTCTCTGGGAAACTGTTCAGCACGATAGTCCGGATGGCCCTTAGGGGGAAAGGAACATCAGAACAGGATAAGCTCCTTACGCATTAAAGGTGTAACAAACGATAACCCAAACATAATAGCATACCGCCCCTTCAGCTCAATGCTGCCTAATGAAGGTTCTGCTTTTTTTAGTCAAAGGTTTTAAGTGTAAGGAGATGAATGTCAATACCACCGGTTGTAGATGAGCACAGCCATGGCGGTGGTTGGGGGCAAGGTGGACAAGTCCAGGTCCACATGTTTCACCCCAGGGGGAACCTTGCTGACACACAGCAGCTCATTCAGGAGCATGTTCAACACAGGAATGGACAGGCTGTGGGAACAACGGGTACAAGCATAA
This region of Anguilla rostrata isolate EN2019 chromosome 8, ASM1855537v3, whole genome shotgun sequence genomic DNA includes:
- the ints8 gene encoding integrator complex subunit 8; amino-acid sequence: MSAETADRVAVTGSRPNTPPQTSWFEFLLDESLLENHLQKSSPDPSPVQLVIQFLEQASKPSVNEQNQVQPPADNRRNRTLKLLALKVSAHLKWDLDTLEKGLSIPVLNMLLNELLCVSKVPPGVKHVDLDLSTLPPTTAMAVLIYNRWAIRTIVLNSFPEKPTKLGPHQMNMLNLVQQEKESTENILKVLKEQSEDSIMVLEGALGIKKDFYIHTLRTLDLLAAEPPTTNGETECSTAGLKISADELHCQVHYDLGAIFFQQGCSEPSSYEKAREHFFKTKELLLKLDSKALHCRLDERRLAGYWNACRVLTGASDPSDAQLTPYGLINNFIKSKNYQALIETFIKDNVTLSLPNYFRQSILREFVHKVQQGDRTLEEVCHKLCVCNAVREALEGQVVSVFFQQLLLRPNKRTVDFLLEVCTRALDAEHAETSRRKLAALLKAVCESVEETSLVFMVFAHKLFVELLPEEERKTLVEQMRKRSASINLSAKLLPSFYDIPASASVNIGQLEHQLILSLDCRRIRQILIELHGMAERPFWRVNSKWEVPQDYVSVILGIKDNLTRDLVYILMAKGLHCITIKDFAHARQLFSACLELVTEFSPKLRQVMLNEILLLEVRAHESGGGCTRERPPPDLVSRVRGYLEMRIHDIPLRQLVGEECVAFMLNWRENEYLTLQVPQSLVMNNPYIKLGQLLAATCKELPGPKESRRTAKDLWEVVVQICSVSNQYKRASDGRVSLIKQRDSTMGILHRSKFVTFIKKLREPLVLTTLISLFVRLHSIVRDDIVNEVTAEHLSIWPSTLPNLQSVDVEAVAVTMKELVTYALTLNPNNHSWLITQADIYFVTSQYSAALHYYLQAGAVCSDYFSKAVPPDVYTDQVLKRMIKCCSLLNCHTQVAVLCQFLREVDYMTAFKALQEQNSHDAMDSFYDYIWDVTILEYLTYIHHKRGENEKRQIAIKAIGQAELNASNPEEVLQLAAQKRKKKFLQAMAKLYF